From the Kribbella sp. CA-293567 genome, the window CCGCCGCAGGTTCACCTCGCGCAGCTGGACGTAGTCCCCCAGGCGCTCGTCCGCCGCGTCCTCGATCGTAACGAGCGGGCTCACGACCGGTGGTCCGCCTCGTGGCCCACGAACTGGTCCTCACCGACGACCTCGCCCGGCGCAACCCCCGCAGCGGCAGCCATCCCGGTAGCGACCTCCACGACGTTGCCCACCACAACGATCGCCGGCGCGCCGACCCCGGCCGCCGACATCGCGTCGGCGATCTCGGCCAAGGTGGACGTCACCTGGTGCTGACCGGGCAGCGTGCCGTCGGCGATCGCGGCCGCCGGTGTCGCAGGGTCCTTGCCATGGGCAATGAGAGTCGCGGCGATGACCGGTAGGTTCTCCACCGCCATCAGCAGGACCAGCGTGCCGCGCAGCTGGGCCAGTGCCTCCCAGTTGATCAACGAATCCTGATGCCCCGGCGGGATGTGGCCGGACACCACGGTGAACTCGTGCGTCACCCCGCGATGCGTCACCGGGATGCCCGCGACGGCGGGCACCGCGATCGAGCTGGTGATCCCCGGTACGACGCTCCATGCCACACCGGCCTCAGCACACGCCAGCGCCTCTTCGAAACCACGGCCGAACACATAGGGGTCACCCCCCTTGAGCCGGACGACGACCTTGCCCTGCAGCGCCCGATCGACCAGGATCCGGTTGATCTCCTCCTGCATCGCCGACCGCCCTCGCGGCAGCTTCGCGGCGTCGATCAGTTCCACCTCAGGATGCAGCTCTTCCAGCAACTGCTGCGGGGCCAGCCGATCGGCCACGACGACGTCCGCCTCGGCCAGCAACCGCCGGCCGCGGACCGTGATCAGATCCGGGTCACCAGGACCGCCGCCGACCAGATACACGCCCGGCTGCTTGGCCAGCGAGTCCCTTGCTCCGAGCGCGCCTTCGCGCAGCTCCTCCAGGATCGCGTCCCGCACAGCAGCCGACCGTCGATGATCGCCGCCACCCAGGACGCCGATCGTCACCTGGTCGTGCTGCCCGGAAGCCGGCGTCCACGCCGTCGCCGCGGACCGGTCGTCCGAGCGGACGCAGAAGATCCGTCGCGACTCGGCCTCGGCTGAGACCTGGTCGTTGACCGCGGCATCGTCCGTCGCGACGACGACGTACCAGGCGCCGTCCAGATCGCCTTCGGCGTACCCGCGCTCGACCCACCGCAGATCGGGGTTGGTCAGCAACCCCTCGATCGTCGGCGTGATTACCGGCGAGATCAGGTCGATCTGCGCGCCGGTCTCGAGCAGTCGCGGCAGTCGCCGCTGCGCGACCCCGCCACCGCCCACGACCACCACGCGCCGTCCGGTGAGCACCAGCCCGGAGAGGTACGGCGCGTTCACGCGTCGATCCCCGCCGAGTCGAAGGTCGCCATCTCGGCCAGCGCCCGCACCGCGCAGGTCAGGATCGGATAGGCCAGCACCGCGCCTGTCCCCTCCCCCAGCCGCAGGTCGAGATCCACCAACGGCTGCAGCCCCAGCGTCTTCAGCGCTACCGCGTGACCGGCCTCGGCCGAGCGGTGGCCCGCGATGCAATAGTCGATCACGGCCGGCGAGAGAGCTTGCGCGACCAGCGCCGCAGCCCCGGCGATCACGCCGTCCAGGATCACCGGCACCTTGTTGGCAGCAGCTCCGAGGATGTACCCGGCCAGCGCCGCATGCTCCAGTCCGCCGTACGCCGCGAGCGCAGCCAGCGGCGCCGAGGCCGGTACTTCGTGCAACGCCAGCGCGGCCCGGACCACCTCGGTCTTGCGTGCCAGCGTCGCGTCGTCGATGCCGGTCCCGCGACCGGTCACCTCCTCGGCAGTCCCGCCGCTGAAGGTCGCGATCAGCGCAGCGGAAGCGGTCGTGTTGGCGATGCCCATGTCGCCGGTCAGCAGGCACTGGTAGCCGTCGCGCACCAGCTGATCGGCCAGTTCGAAGCCGACCGCCAGCGCCGCACGGACCTCTTCCTCGGTGAGCGCCTTCTGCACCGAGAGATCCCGGGTCCCCGGGCGCACTTTCGCGTGCACGATATCCAGGGCGTCGACGTCGGTGGCCACGCCGATGTCGACCACTCGCACGTCCACGCCGTTGTTCACCGCGAAGGCGTTCACCGCCGCACCGCCGGCCGCGAAGTTCGCGAGCATCGCCGCGGTCACTTCCTGCGGCCAGGGCGACACACCCTGGGCGTGGACGCCGTGGTCGGCGGCGAAGACCGTCACGACGGCAGCGGCCGGAACCGGCGGTGGGCAGCTTCCGGTGATCCCGGCGACCCGGACCGACAGCTCCTCCAGCACCCCGAGGGAACCGGCCGGTTTCGTCAGCTTGAGCTGACGCTCCGTGGCCGCTCGCATCGCGGCCTCGTCGGCCGGACCGATCCTGGCCAGATACTCCTCCACCGCTGCACCCTCCACGTCGACACCCTCCACGCTTCACCGCCCCGGTCGGGACGCCGCCCGGACGCGGCCAGGTCCGATCTTCGCATCTCCGGCCGGGTGCCCCGGCCATGCACGGTGAGATGACCGGGGCGGTGGGGCGGGATAAGCGTCATTTGAGCCAGTAATGTCGGATTCACCACACGTCGCAGATCCCGGGAGGATCATCAGATGTCGCTCGACAGGCCTGTCGCACCGGACCCGTACCAGTTGCTGCCCGCGGCCGGTTCGTTCACGGTCACCAGTACCGACGTCACCGACGGCGAGCCGCTCGGCGACGACTACGCCTTCACCGGGGGCAACAAGTCACCGCAGCTCAGCTGGG encodes:
- the cobT gene encoding nicotinate-nucleotide--dimethylbenzimidazole phosphoribosyltransferase, with product MEGAAVEEYLARIGPADEAAMRAATERQLKLTKPAGSLGVLEELSVRVAGITGSCPPPVPAAAVVTVFAADHGVHAQGVSPWPQEVTAAMLANFAAGGAAVNAFAVNNGVDVRVVDIGVATDVDALDIVHAKVRPGTRDLSVQKALTEEEVRAALAVGFELADQLVRDGYQCLLTGDMGIANTTASAALIATFSGGTAEEVTGRGTGIDDATLARKTEVVRAALALHEVPASAPLAALAAYGGLEHAALAGYILGAAANKVPVILDGVIAGAAALVAQALSPAVIDYCIAGHRSAEAGHAVALKTLGLQPLVDLDLRLGEGTGAVLAYPILTCAVRALAEMATFDSAGIDA
- the cobA gene encoding uroporphyrinogen-III C-methyltransferase encodes the protein MNAPYLSGLVLTGRRVVVVGGGGVAQRRLPRLLETGAQIDLISPVITPTIEGLLTNPDLRWVERGYAEGDLDGAWYVVVATDDAAVNDQVSAEAESRRIFCVRSDDRSAATAWTPASGQHDQVTIGVLGGGDHRRSAAVRDAILEELREGALGARDSLAKQPGVYLVGGGPGDPDLITVRGRRLLAEADVVVADRLAPQQLLEELHPEVELIDAAKLPRGRSAMQEEINRILVDRALQGKVVVRLKGGDPYVFGRGFEEALACAEAGVAWSVVPGITSSIAVPAVAGIPVTHRGVTHEFTVVSGHIPPGHQDSLINWEALAQLRGTLVLLMAVENLPVIAATLIAHGKDPATPAAAIADGTLPGQHQVTSTLAEIADAMSAAGVGAPAIVVVGNVVEVATGMAAAAGVAPGEVVGEDQFVGHEADHRS